In the Diospyros lotus cultivar Yz01 chromosome 13, ASM1463336v1, whole genome shotgun sequence genome, CAGAAGGACAAGAATATAACCTCACATTAAATACTATAAAACCATCCAACCTTGTGAAGAAAAGGGCAATCAGGTAAGTTAAAGAGTTTGCCCAAACAACACCGCCATGGAGGacaaatattttaatagttCAAAAGACTACCTTTGTCCTCTTGAGTGGGAATCATCGTCTTTCACATAAAAGAGGAATTTGGGAACGAAGCCACTAGTGTTTTTTCCATAGTTTCAAACCTAATCTAATGGCCCAACCTGTAGTTAACGCGTATAACCAAAGCAAATGGTCTTTCCCATTGCGTTGCTTTCTGGATGCTTCACAATGCTTGGAACAATTGCAGCTTCTCAATCAAAATGGTGTCCCTTTTCATCTTCATGGTTTGATAATTAAAAGATGTTTCACAGGAATAGACTCCAACTTCTAGCAACCCACCACAACCTTACGGCTGAAACAGAATATAAAAAGGTGCATGAAGCTGGTGGCGGAATCAGTTGATGCCCTAATCTTTAAAGATTTCCCAGCCAACTTGAACTCTTTAACACCCCACAAGACCAGAAGCTCATCTTCAACCTCGAAACTGCAAGAGCCTCGAGAGTAGCGGCACCAGAAAGAGAGACTACAATGAAAAAAGATGATTTCTCTAGTGCAGTTTTCTTCAGAAGGTAATGATTCGTGAACCAACCTTAGTCAACTAAAGGAGATAAGATTATATGAAAGTCGAGAAACAAAAGCCTGTTTTGATTCTTCTCTTTCCGTTACTGCCATATGTCAATGGCATAATGTAGTATAGAGCCTTTATTTGTACTTCCCTTTCATGCAGAGTCTATATCTGTATCATTTCGGATGAAATGTATTTGTTTGGCACAGTAAGCTagcttatttttcttataacaGCTACTTTTGAAAGAGCAACTGAACCCACAGAAAACTGGTACTTTCATTACCACACCACCCACAGCCAAAGCTGTATTGTTGCTCCACTAGCAAAAACATAGAGAAAACAGTAGTGCTAGAGTTCAGCAAATAAAAAGCCCGAAGCCAGAGGAACTTCATTTAACATCCAACCATGAATCCACAAGGAACATCAAACCACCAAGATGACTACAAATTGAAGGACACACACCCCAAGCTGGGAGAACGCTGGCCACATGGAGGGGTACGTGGTGGAGGAGGATGGATTAGCAGTGAAAGGGCTACAAGCACTTATGATCTTGTTGAACAGATGTATTATCTATACGTTAGAGTTGTGAAAGCCAAGGATCTCCCCACAAACCAAGTAACTGGAAGCTGTGACCCGTATGTAGAGGTGAAAGTCGGGAATTATAAAGGGAAAACTCAACACTTTGAGAAGAGAACAAACCCTGAGTGGAACCAGGTGTTCTCATTCTCAAAAGAGAAGATCCAGTCCTCGATTCTAGAAGTTTTCATCAGAGATAGAGAGATTGTGGGGAGGGACGATCATGTCGGACAGGTTGTATTGGACTTGAATGAAGTGCCAACCAGAGTTCCACCAGATAGCCCTTTAGCACCTCAATGGTATAGACTTGAGAACCGACGTGGTGAGAACAAGGTCAAAGGAGAAATTATGCTTGCGGTATGGATGGGTACACAAGCTGATGAAGCTTTTCCAGAGGCATGGCATTCAGATGCTGCATCAGTTCAGGGAGAAGGTGTTTACAGTGTCAGATCAAAGGTTTATGTTTCTCCTAAACTGTGGTACCTCAGAGTCAATGTGATTGAAGCCCAAGATGTGGAGTCACAAGACAAAAGCCAGCTCCCACAGGTTTTTGTAAAGGCTCAAGTTGGAAACCAGATACTGAAGACAAAGTTATGCCCAACACGAACAACTAATCCATTCTGGAATGAAGACCTTATCTTTGTTGCAGCTGAGCCTTTTGAAGAGAAGCTTGTGCTTACAGTTGAAAATAAAGTAAGCCCTTCCAAAGATGAAGTTGTGGGAACGGTTAGCTTGGTGTTGACTGAATTTGAAAGGCGATTGGATCACCGGCCAATTCATACTCGCTGGTTCAACCTTCAAAAGTTTGGCTTTGGTGTGCTTGAAGGAGATAGGAGGAATGAGCTTAAGTTTTCAACCAGGGTACATCTCAGAGTCTGTCTTGAAGGTGCTTACCATGTTCTAGATGAATCAACTATGTACGTAAGTGACACACGGCCCACTGCTCGACAGCTATGGAAACACCCTATCGGAATTCTTGAAGTGGGTATCTTAAGCGCACAAGGGATTCTACCAATGAAGACAAAGGATGGCCGAGGAACCACAGATGCTTATTGTGTGGCTAAGTATGGACAAAAATGGATAAGAACCAGAACAATTCTTGAAAACTTCAATCCAAAATGGAATGAGCAATATACTTGGGAGGTTTATGACCCTTGTACAGTGATCACATTGGGAGTTTTTGATAATTGCCACTTAGGAAATGAGAAACCAGCTGCTGCAGGTGGAGCTGTAAAGGACTCCAGAATAGGAAAGGTTAGAATCCGGCTATCAACCTTGGAAACTGATCGTATCTACACCCACTCTTATCCACTCCTTGTCCTACAACCATCGGGACTTAAAAAGATGGGAGAACTTCAACTAGCCTTCAGGTTCACTTGCTTGTCTTTAGCAAGTATAATATACCTCTATGGGCAACCCTTACTGCCAAAAATGCACTATCTACATCCCTTTACTGTAAACCAATTAGATAGTTTGAGATATCAGGCCATGAACATTGTGGCAGTGAGGCTGGGTCGAGCTGAGCCCCCACTGAGGAAGGAAGTTGTTGAATACATGCTAGATGTGGATTCCCACATGTGGAGCATGAGAAGGAGCAAAGCAAACTTCTTTCGAATTGTTTCACTATTTTCAGGCATGATCTCTATGAGCAAATGGCTTGGTGAAGTTTGTCACTGGAAGAACCCAATCACTTCAGTTCTAGTTCATGTCCTATATTTCATATTGATCTGCTACCCAGAATTGATACTTCCAACTATCTTCCTTTACATGTTTCTAATTGGGATATGGAATTTCCGGTTCCGGCCAAGGCATCCCCCCCACATGGATACTAAACTTTCTTGGGCAGAAGCAGTGCATCCAGATGAACTGGATGAAGAGTTCGACACATTCCCAACATCCAAACCTCAAGATATAGCCCGGATGAGGTATGATCGACTAAGAAGTGTTGCAGGTAGAATTCAAACTGTGGTGGGAGATATGGCAACGCAGGGAGAGAGGTTCCAGGCTCTGCTCAGCTGGAGAGATCCAAGAGCAACCAGTCTCTTCATAGTTTTCTGTCTTTGTGCAGCAGTGACACTTTATGTGACACCCTTCAAAATAGTTGCTTTGGTTGCTGGCTTATATTTACTACGCCATCCAAGATTTCGAAGCAAAATGCCTTCAGTCCCCAGCAATTTCTTCAGGAGATTGCCTGCAAGAGCTGATAGCATGCTCTGAACGAGGAACAGAACACACAGATTCCTGATGTTTCAGAATTTTAGTTCTATTCTCCATCTTTGATATCTTTGTTCCCGTGAACTGACAAGCCCTTCCAGGTATTAGCTTTTTAAAGTTTTCTTCAatgtttgtcttttttttttttttcccagttTTGGAAGAGGGGGGTTGGTTATTGTGAGGAAGGGAATGAGGGTCTGGGTGCCAATTGGCCTAATGGGAATAATGGGACGAGTTTATAGTTGTTTGGATTAGTTGTCCTGATTTTGGTTACACTTTTAAGCATTTTTTTGTGTAGTATTCACACTGCTTTTTGGCCTTTTCTTTACTACCAGAGTGCCTTAATGGTTTTCCTGGGATGTTATGGCAGCAATGTGCCTAATAGCTTCTTATAACACGACTGTAGCATAATGAACAGAGAATCTTTCTGCAAGGACATGAAACGGTAAACTGAACTTTTACTACTGGAGTCTTGAGATCTGATGTTGCCTATTTTCCAGGATTACTTATTTCAGTAACACCACCACCAAGCCTTTAATCTCATTAGGCGGGGTCTATTATATGGATACTAGCTTGCCAATCATCACTATCTATAACCATATCTTTTGTAACATCATTATAATCCTTATCATGCCTAAGAATTTCCTACCAAATTTATCTTGGTCTTCATCTACTCTTGCTACAAATTTGTTCTATTCCATCCACTTTCTCACTAAACAtctattgattttctttttgcatgcccaaatcattttaattgtGTTTCACACATCTTATTCTCAATAGGAGCCACCCAACTTTATTACGTACATCTCTTACCCGCATCCTTttcttaaagaaaatgaaaagagg is a window encoding:
- the LOC127789136 gene encoding FT-interacting protein 1, yielding MNPQGTSNHQDDYKLKDTHPKLGERWPHGGVRGGGGWISSERATSTYDLVEQMYYLYVRVVKAKDLPTNQVTGSCDPYVEVKVGNYKGKTQHFEKRTNPEWNQVFSFSKEKIQSSILEVFIRDREIVGRDDHVGQVVLDLNEVPTRVPPDSPLAPQWYRLENRRGENKVKGEIMLAVWMGTQADEAFPEAWHSDAASVQGEGVYSVRSKVYVSPKLWYLRVNVIEAQDVESQDKSQLPQVFVKAQVGNQILKTKLCPTRTTNPFWNEDLIFVAAEPFEEKLVLTVENKVSPSKDEVVGTVSLVLTEFERRLDHRPIHTRWFNLQKFGFGVLEGDRRNELKFSTRVHLRVCLEGAYHVLDESTMYVSDTRPTARQLWKHPIGILEVGILSAQGILPMKTKDGRGTTDAYCVAKYGQKWIRTRTILENFNPKWNEQYTWEVYDPCTVITLGVFDNCHLGNEKPAAAGGAVKDSRIGKVRIRLSTLETDRIYTHSYPLLVLQPSGLKKMGELQLAFRFTCLSLASIIYLYGQPLLPKMHYLHPFTVNQLDSLRYQAMNIVAVRLGRAEPPLRKEVVEYMLDVDSHMWSMRRSKANFFRIVSLFSGMISMSKWLGEVCHWKNPITSVLVHVLYFILICYPELILPTIFLYMFLIGIWNFRFRPRHPPHMDTKLSWAEAVHPDELDEEFDTFPTSKPQDIARMRYDRLRSVAGRIQTVVGDMATQGERFQALLSWRDPRATSLFIVFCLCAAVTLYVTPFKIVALVAGLYLLRHPRFRSKMPSVPSNFFRRLPARADSML